The sequence below is a genomic window from Wyeomyia smithii strain HCP4-BCI-WySm-NY-G18 chromosome 1, ASM2978416v1, whole genome shotgun sequence.
ATAGCAAATAACTTAAGTGTAGTAACTGGAAACCAATGCCGCAGTGCTGTTAAATATGAGAACAGAGCAGAAGTAGCAGTGTTTTGCTATCTCATCGTATGAAGCTTCATCACAACACTTCGTGACGAATCGGATCGTCTACGAATCGTTCAGCGTTCTCTGAAAAATAGTTGTAAAGCGATTCTAAgcgtaaaaaacaaaaatcgtgGATCTTTCTTTCCGattcttttctgttttctgtatcTACGTGCAATTTTTGGTGGCTGCATCAATGCAAATTTTTGATCTTGAAATCCAACAGAACCAGTCCGGGTATGATACATTCAATGTTGATGCCGGGATTCCTCAGATTAGCTTCCTGGGTCCTATTCTTTTCGACATCTTTACGTCTGACTTTCCTCTCCTCTTCCTGGTGATGTTGTTCTGTCTATGTTCCCAGACGGCTCTGCCATCTTCTACGTTAGCTGCAAAATTCATACTAGGATCAAAAAACGTCAAACAGGTCTTGATgttttttggtttggttttaaTTGCACCGGCGAGCTTCCTTTTTAGGTTTAAATTAAAGTTCGTGCTAACGCTATTTTCTAAGATTATTCTATAGTGAAAATTATTTAAGGTCTCTGGAAAACAGCAACTCATCCAAGTCGTAAGCGATTCGATACTGCCTGGGTAAGATCGTATATCTTATCGTCATAAGAGTTGATTAGTTTACTACAACACATACTTACCCAATCGTAATAAttccacagagaacagacattcatgttcatataaagaaatttgaaaatcgtctgtaaaaatttgaatcaaaattcatTAATACACTACacacgacatctgtcttgtagtgccccagttgcactgcataaatattgcagtatcgatattttatcgatatcagtgatTGGTTTGAGAGTGACgagagcgccacatagcgggagcattaccacttactggTTAaagacggttgcaagttttgacacattgaaaataagatgaacgtctgttttCTGTGATAATTCTGCGGAAGTTACTATGATGCACCTGTTATCGTACTGTGACTGAacggaaataaagaaaaaactaTTATGCTAAACGACAACCATTGAAGAGTTCGGATATATAACACAGCATTGTTTCGCTTTCGTTTCAcgagaaccaaaaaaaaaatctatattaTACAAGGGATATCATGCAAGTAATCACAGTTTTTCGTTACCTGCAGAGTGCTGTATAATTAACGTCATTGCGTTATTCGTTACAAAAAAGATTAACAGATGTATACACCTAATGTACGACCAAGAAATGTCGGGGAAAAGGTTTACCTTCGATACTATCTATAATATATACAAACGCGTTTTGATTGCTAGTTGACAACACTATCACAACTGGGGTCCACCGATGCGCGACCGGGACGTCCGTTATCATTGTACTCGATATAGATTTATCGGGGTTCTTAATAACTATCCTAGCAAATTTGAGTTGGTTACGTACAATTTATTTTTAGTAATTCAGTAATTTGATTTATATATGTTAATCCTTAGAGTTAAAGGAGTATGGCCAACACAGCAGTGCTACTAGTGTGTAGTGTCATTGTTGACGCGGATCGTTTCAGAATCCTTAAGACTAGAGAATGGGGAAAGAGTCTGGGGAGGTGGGAAACTCGCCATTCAATTGCCACGTACACGTTTGCTTATGGTTTTCTTCAGTGCTCCAGGTACACTGTCATTATGCCCATCAACCCAATGCCAAGTAGGAGCGCGGCAAATTGTTTCACAGATTCCTTTGGTTCACTTTCGCTCAGTAAATCAGGCAGCACCGTAACCAGCGCAATGTGTAGAAAACCACCCGCCGTGAATGGCATTATCCATGATGTACGCGCTTCCATTGCAGTCGTAGCTCCACTGCCACCAATCGCCACTAGTGCACCCAGTAGTCCTGCTCCAGCCGTCAATAATTGGGCTTTAGCTGCATCCCATCGGCTAAAACCGGATCGCAGCAGGATTGCGAAATCACCCACTTCATGAGGAATTTCGTGGACTGTAACGTAATTATCAATAGCAAAAACAATTGTAGAAGAAGAAAGCAGAATTAAAGCTGAGAAACTTACGCAAAATAGCAAACGTTGCTAAAATACCATGGCGAAATGAAACCAGAAATGAGCCGGCAACCGCCAGACCGTGAGTAAAGTTGTCGATAGAATTCGCGAGAAGATTTAAATAACCCGCAACTTTTTTAGTgggttcttttttttcttctgccttTCCCGCGAGGAAGCACCCATTGGGTACGTCTTCAATGTCGCACGCCCCGGTTTGACCGCAGCTTCCAACAAAACCTTCGGGCAATTTACCGCCGGTTTTTCGCAGCAAGCATGTTGCGATCTCGACGCATTTCGGTTGCGGGTTATTCTCGTCAGCGTTCGTGTAACCGGAGAAGATTTTCTCTACGATCGTGAAAATTAGAACCCCTCCTAGCACCCAGAGCCCGCTACGCATAGACGGATGACTGTGTCCTTCCGAGTCTTGAGAGCCAACCGCATCACCACTCCAGGCTTCCGGTAGAAGATGCAGAAATACATCTCCGAGCAGGCCACCGACGGCAAAGCTGAGCAAAACTTTGAGCGTTTTTGATTCGGCAGCTAAAATGAAGAAAACATTATACCGTTAAGTTTGGAGCCTTCGGCGAATGCGGAGGATTGTTGGGGTTGGTGGTAGCCTGAGGGTGATACGAGCATCATTTAATGGCAGTAAAACAAGACAAGTGTACGTACACTTGAAGATTAATCGCATGGGCAGAGCGCACGTATGAGGAGATATGGATCATCAATTAGAtagtattgcaaaaaaaaaaaaacagaaacatgGCGCACTAAACAGCAGCCTTTTTTATTTCTGATTTTTACAAACACCGTTCTTTCGTGTTATTATTGCAAAACATACTGGTTTTGCTATTCGTTTTTGAATAACCAATGTGAAAAAATCTTTAAAGCATTTGTACTTTAAATCGTCTTtcattattaaaataaaattatttaaaaaaaaaaacaaatactgaagcagtacattgaaatttttgacatttgcttCAATAATCTAATACTCAAAAACTGGGGAGATAGGGTTTCACCAAGGCACCACGAAAAACCACGAGGATATGGATGAAGATAGCATAATTGTTGAAAAAACAACGTAGTTAATCAACGGCCCCCGATTTGTGGTTTACAAGACATACTCGAAAATAATACATACGATCTTTAAAGTCCTTGCTGTCCTTATTGCCTACGGGAATCACCACCAGTGGTAGAATCCCACTTAGACCGATCAGTGCTGAACCGATCAGCGAAAATATCCACGGTGTGTACTCCATCTGCTTGAAGTATGCCGGCATATAGTTATCCATCATTTCCcggtacaggtagacgaacgtTTCGTCCACGAAGGCTGCAGACAGATTCATCGTTATCAAATACCGTCACCGTCAACGGTCTAGCTTCGCGTTTCGAGCAGTCGGATTCTATTCACTTTTAATTTACCCGCTTTTGTCACTGCTGTTTGCTGGGTGGTATAATTTAAAAGCGCATTCGCACAAATATTCGCTATCACGTATTCTGGAATGCAAAGAATAGAACGATAAAATACCAATTAGCGAACCATAGTCAAGTGGCGGAAAAGATGTATGTGAGATTTTACCTACTGATCTAGACGATACAAAacattaataatttaaaaaaagagtatttctTCTCTGCTGGTTTTCTTTCTTACCACCCACATGAAAAGCAAATAGCAGACAAAGCCATTGCCCCACAGAAATCAGGAATGAAGTGACAGAGCGCTCCTGATAAGCAGCTGTTTGAAAACCGATTTTACATCCACTTACACATATTCATGCCGACTATAACCACATGGTTGGGTTCAACGTGAGTCTTCTTTGTTCACTCGCCATCATAGAATGAGATGGCAGAAAACCGTGAATGTGTTTACTACCATACGGTTTGTCTATTTGAAGCCGTTTTAAGTTGCACTAGTATTAATAGTATACTAAGCACAAATAGTCCGTGGCTTTTGTGATTAATTTCTCATCATATTTGTACGGGGAAACTAACCATGAACGGTGTCGTGTGCAAAATGGTTTGAATAGTACCCACATATTACCCTTTCAAGATACTTACATTTTAAATTACCCTATGCCTTGGATCTTTTACTCAACCGTTTGTTATGATTAAATTTATCTATTAAGGACAATGCCCTGTCGAAGACAAACGATCAAATGGCAGATAAACTCCAAAATTACTGATTAATGTAACGCGgtgatttgttttatgttcaCTACACTCCAATAAAgcactttttgcttttttattttgaataacGAAATGTTATGTCAAATATTACCTAAGTCAATGTTTCTTGGTATTAAGAATACATATCAAAAACCTGTTTCGTTCTTGACAAAACGTAACAAACGAAACgcgatacacaaaaaaaaaacaataacaaacgaaATTGGAGGTcgcaaacaaatacatacaccTACCTTCACAGAACTTAAGATTATTCGAAAACCAAGAATGCAACAAGAAAACATTAAGATTTAAAATACTCACATTTAGACTACCAACGTATTCATCAAATCGCTTCCGCTTTTGCAAATCAAACATTAATCACTGATGACCGTAGTAAGAAAAAGACCataaattatcaaaataaaaaactaacaGCTAATGGCGTTTTGCAAGGCCTACTATTTTTCGTTTGAGGACTAATCTGCACTGAGATTGAGTCACCACAGCGGCGATTTGCTATCAAATTAATTTATTAAGTACGCGTACATTCAATCTCGTGCATTACAGTGAATCAATTACACAAAACTGACCTATACCGATCGACAAGACCAAATGTTATTACTTTACGAATTGCGTTTTGTCGATGACTGGCAGCTGGCAGCCAGCTGGCGTAAGAATGTCAAGACGTATTTGAGAGGTACCGAAAGAGTCTCCTTTGTGGATTCACACCAGAGCTGCCAGTTATTTCTTTCACcgtgaaaacgaattcgacattagtgTTCGAGACGTTCGAGAGAAAGTTGCAGGCTTTAGGCAGGCAGACATATTGGATTTTAGGAATTGTCAGGGCTAGTAGCTGGACTCGAGGTAAAATAGAAATCAAATAGTGACTAAAaacacagaacggaaggtcaacttctggtatatgatcgaacagaaagtgcacatgaaaaggactgaaaaatgacaattgaattttctgtgctctcgggcaatatatatttgtcgtgtacgtttatgccgctttgccagtggtataatgtggcataatttattcgatgttttaaattgacggttatttcaacagtttaacccgtttaatacaatctattacgttcgatgcaaaaacgttttgggaagaaattcgcaattattcacaattgtggagtttgtcatattacaatagtgtaacgaaggtattgtaatcgacaaatgttgatttgaaacacgaacaacaatcaatgttattgacAAATCGTGCGTTTTAAACCGTTAATGTTGTAATTCTTCCATTTACAATTGTACCATGTGTCATAGACGGTTAttcttgaaaattgttaaaatataaaatgcagctcgtgagtttttttttcaactcaagaAAATAcctttttaaaaacttttaaaaatcatggcacAAATGGGTTTTTTAGAGCAAATTTTCCGGTAAGCGGTAAGCGAATCACCATTGcatcacagaacggaaggtcaacttcaggtatatgatcgaacagaaagtgcacacaaaaaggactgaaaaatgacaattgaattttctgtgctctcgggcaatatatatttgtcgtgtacgtttatgccgctttgccagtggtataatgtggaataatttattcgatgttttgaattgacggttatttcaacagtttaacccgtttAATACAATCTATTGCGTTCGATGCAGAAACGTTTTGGGTAAaattcgcaattattcacatttgtggagtttgtcatattacaatagtgtaacgaaggtattgtaatcgacaaatgttgatttgaaacacgaacaacaatcaatgttattgaaaaatcgtgcgttttaaaacgttaatgttgcaattcttccatttacaattgtaccatgtgtcatagacggctatttttgaaaattgttaaaatttaaaatgcagctcgtgagttttttttttcaactaaagaaagtactttgagtttttaaaaatcatggcacagatggatttttaacgcaaattttccgaatatttataataaatgaatcacatttttattcgaaaatgaaatttataaactatTTTCATCCTCTTATTGATGTGACATGCGACatgccatttaaataaaaataagctgaataaggttaattaaaatcaggttagcttctagagcaacgaataatgcgattgtaagaggtaccggtttcattgtgcagtcttttttttaaatctgataaaaatctaatcgtgattcgaaaaaatgcgctcgagcaggcagaaatcagtaaaaatctgcacacattttgagaaagtcatagGGAATAAAATGTAGTTAaccttcccgcataatcaataaccataaaacgtgcctaacaactagttcgggatatagtttcgactgaatggggtatcgttaaaccatatggattatcatccgtttatggttattgattatgcgggatggagattgaaaaaaaccgCACATACCTGCTATTCAAAACAAATCATCGTTTTGCTGACAAATCTGGTATCTTTGCTGACAACCGAAAGTGACAACCTTACAGAACACTGAAAAAGGATCCCAAGGGGTTCGTTTCAAGGAGTTTCGAAATGCGTCGTAACCTGAGAATACTCCGAAgtaatcaatgtcatttttttcgagtaatcaaaggtaaccatcaacaatcaatgacaaataaactcaagtacgagtagtaaaaatttattttattatttattcacttTTCGGGTTTCTTGCATGCATTTGAATGTCGTTCCATTTTGACATAAGAGCGCTTTTTAGATGGATGAGGGCACAACTAACAAACCCCCGACTAAGGAGCAACCGGTAAGCGAATCACCATTGTATATCAATAGTGCCTTACCTCTAGCGCTCGTTCATATatggaaacatttgtataatacataacgcgctcaggggagaggtggaggaaaggtatccagcgaagtgttacactgcataagaccaccatgcaaatttgcgttacttagttgatgggattttgaaaattgccaaatttcacgttacgtaatatacgaataTTCTTTAAGAGGACTCTAAACGGGATGGTTATAAGAGACTTGAAACAAAAGATGCGACTCTCACTTTATGTAACTCGTGTTAATAATCTAATTATTTTCACAGTTAAAAGGAGTagattactgaaaaacaataaaggaacagttctacaatcatctatgccggtatctgagtcagctgttttgaagaatgctaggggcaagacactgcgtaacccaataggtgattagtaatcctaacaaaaaaaaaacaaccggtgtcatcttgcaacctggatagctcaacccaacgcgtgaaagtccttcactagttgggctacgaattcagtgcaacgagcaaaattcgattgtattcattgttactaagtgtttatcgttgcattttcagacactcctctagttacatcaaaactctttgaagtcatattatcgttgttgcgatgttggtgtatagaaacatagtaaaacggtatgtcaaaagtacaacaagtattgcaaaaaaatgccaaagactaaagttgtttattaaaacaaccgatgaccaaaattcatcgcatcttataatatactatttcgatgcattcaaattataaatccggtaaagctacataccttgctactgatatacattcattttagaagcaattcACAGCTTGGAACACATGAATTtgcgattttcatttgcttagttagtaagaatctactaacaagtagaaaaagttatttgctgtCGCTTGGTGATGCCTCGTCTTCaaccgtacaaaataaaaaaacacttccccgctcgtgcctacttgttgatcaaaccgtttcaccatgtcctatacgctatggttaggaagttaatgtgataaataaatgatatatattaatatatatatatatatatatatatatatatatatatatatatatatatatatatatatatatatatatatatcaaccattacagaaatatttttcatgaaataaagttgtcaagcccctagaaataatgtgttttccttcttacagatgcttagcagggttaacctgtagtgttttcgccgacagatttataccagtgtgttggattgatttcgataaaagtagtataaattttgtttattttccgtgtaaaaagcgttctttccacccctagggagcgctgcaaaattcactgagcacttagcagttttcgtatcacagatgaccttccgttctgtgattACATATCaatgtcgcgcgtggtatacggtcgacagttttgcgcgcaatgataccgcaactaggtagtggtccaagCCAATATCAgcaccgcgataggtacgtacgtttgtaatgtttgagaagaaccggccgtcgatgagaacatggtcaatttgatttgctatacgttgctcaggtgatctccaggtggttttgtggatgtccttacggggaaagaaggtacttcggactgccagtcctcggaaagctgcgaagttgacgcatctctggccgttgtcgttcgtcacgatGTGTAGGctatgcgggccgatcaccggcttgtacatttcttccctaccgatctgcgcgttcatgtccccgatgacgatcttgatatctttacgcgagcagctatcatAGAGttcctccagctgtgcgtagaactcttctttctctacatcggatcttccttcgtgagggcagtgcacattgaggatagtgtagttgtagaaccggccttttattctcaacaaacacaatctgtcgctgatcgcctgccacttgacaattcttgattgttcgtagtattttaatgtttcggcatgctgccttactagggttgcggatgcctagtctcgcgacggggctgccgtcttgggtgtagctggcgagacgccgcattccataattcagccgtccgctccggatcagacgctgtttgagccgcccctaacatggggaacagacgctcggacaagctgccctcctaggagagcagctcccccttccctgtcagcatacgaccaagttcccaccggttcaccgatcttcccttggttgctcgtatcccagtcggtaccacgtggaggtagg
It includes:
- the LOC129717792 gene encoding zinc transporter ZIP13 homolog, giving the protein MNLSAAFVDETFVYLYREMMDNYMPAYFKQMEYTPWIFSLIGSALIGLSGILPLVVIPVGNKDSKDFKDPAESKTLKVLLSFAVGGLLGDVFLHLLPEAWSGDAVGSQDSEGHSHPSMRSGLWVLGGVLIFTIVEKIFSGYTNADENNPQPKCVEIATCLLRKTGGKLPEGFVGSCGQTGACDIEDVPNGCFLAGKAEEKKEPTKKVAGYLNLLANSIDNFTHGLAVAGSFLVSFRHGILATFAILLHEIPHEVGDFAILLRSGFSRWDAAKAQLLTAGAGLLGALVAIGGSGATTAMEARTSWIMPFTAGGFLHIALVTVLPDLLSESEPKESVKQFAALLLGIGLMGIMTVYLEH